GTGCTGTCGACGCTCGCGGGGTGCAGACCACCGCGACGCTGACCCCGCAGCCGATCGACGGCGGCGTGGTCCAGGGCGCGGTGAGGCGCCTCACCTGGACCACGTATCGGGGCAGCGAGCATCCGCTCGAAAGGTACTGGTCAGTAGGAAACGATCTACGCGGCGACTGATCCGGCCTGATTGCTGCTCGGCTGGGATAAGCGTTGATCAGGGCTTTGGGATAGCCCGTATGCCGTCACGGCCCGCGCGCGACTGTTCGCAGTCGCTTCGTCGGGCGTGCGTCGCTGCCAATGATTCCGAATATCGGCGCGCATTCCTGGTTCACCTCGTAGAGCCGGAAAGCGGACGCAGTACGGGTGGCAGCCTGTCGTACTGCGGGACGGGGGTACATCTTCGTGATGGCGGCGAATAGCCGATACGGCGCTATCCAGCCACTTCTTGAGGCTCTTCCCCTCGCATCCCCCTATCGGCCACAGGCATCACGGCGACGCCGGCCAGTGAATCATAATCCTGATTCACCCTGGCTTGCAGGCGAACCGGTAGCCTGCGGGATCTCCCTGCCGACCGGGGAAAAACCTTCAGCGTGGCCGATATCTGAGCGATCTCGAGATAGGGGCAGTGATGGCCCGCCGCTGCGCCTCGGGGATCTTTCTTAGGGCATTGACGATCGCCACGTAGTCCGGGTTCAGCTCGGGCTGGGCCGGCGGCCGGCCGTGCTGGCACTGCGCCCTGAATCTGTTCTTCGCCTTGCGCCACGCACTGACCTGGATCCGGAACGCGATGGTCCGTACCCACGCCTCCGCGTCCGCATAGCCGGAGACCTTGCCCCAATGCTGCCAGGCCTTGGCGAACGCTTCTCGCCAGGGGGTTGAGCCGGTTGGCGCGCCTGTCAGGTCCCTGTTTGCGCCACACGGGCCCTCGGCTCCGGCGCCGGCTCCGGCACGCTCGCCTGCCGCAGCAGCGCGAGTGCGGCCTCCGACGAGGAGTCGGCGGGTGCCGTGCACACCACGAGCAGTTGCTCGGGGGAGCGGAGGAGGGCCAGGGACTGCTGCGTCACCGTCAGGGGGCCCACCGTTGGGTGGTGCAGGTCGTAGGCGGTGGCGTCGCAGGGGGCGACGCGGTGGTCCCGCCAGAGGGCGACGAAGTCGGGGCTCTTCATCGTCAGCTCGCCGATCAGCTCGGCCAGCAGTTGGTCCTCCGGGTGGCGGCCGGCGACGGTGCGCAGGTTGCCGACGACCGCGTGGGCTTTGCGGTGCCAGTCCTGGTACAGGTCGCGGGTGTGGGGGTCGAGGAACAGCATGCGGCTCATGTTGGGGCGGTGGGCCGGGTTGTGGGGCGCGTGGGGGTCCAGGTGGCCGGCGAGGAGGGCGTGGCCCAGGGTGTTCCAGGCGAGGACGTCGGTGCGGCGGCCGAGGATCAGGGCCGGGACGCCGTCCATCGCGCGCATCAGGTCCCAGGTCTCGGCGGCGACCTTCTCCGGGCGGGGGCGGCGGGCGCGGGTCGTGCGGCGGGAGGCGTCGGCGAGCCGGGTGAGGTGGTCGCGCTCGTGGTCGCTGAGGTGCAGGGCGCGGGCGATGGCGTCCAGCACCTCCTGTGAGGCGCCACGGGACAGTCCCTGTTCGAGCCGCGTGTAGTACGACGCGCTGACGCCCGCCAGCTGTGCCAGCTCCTCGCGGCGCAGGCCGGCCACCCTGCGGGGGCCGAAGGCGGGCAGCCCGATGTCCTCCGGCCGGAGTTGGGCCCGGCGCGCCTGCAAGAAGTCGCCCAGGGGGCCCGGTCCGTCCATACATGCAGTCTGCACCGCGGATCAAGACGCAGCCACACCCTGCCAGGGGTAGGACAGGCCGGGGCTGGTTGGCCCGGGCCGCACCGCCCAAGCTCGGGAGCACCCGGCCATGCGCCCGATCGACAAGGAACACCATGGAACAGAACACTCTGGAACAGAACACCCGGGAACAGATCGCCCTGGGCGACGTCACCGTCGCTCGCGTCAAGGAGTACTACGGCCCAGTCGGGATGGCTCCGGGGGAGTTCTTCCCCGGCAGCCCCGACGAGACCTGGGGGCAGCATCGCCCCGTCCTCGAGCCGGACTTCTGGGACCCCGCGACCAACGAGTGCAACACGGCGCTCCAGTCCTGGCTGCTGCGCAGCGAAGGACGCACGATCCTGGTCGACACCGGCGTCGGCAACCACAAGGACCGGCCCTACGCGGCCGGCTGGAGCCGCCTGGACACCGACTACCTCGCCAATCTGGCGGCGGCCGGCGTCCGGCCCGAGGACGTCGACATCGTGATCAACACCCACCTGCACATCGACCACGTCGGCTGGAACACCTACCTCGACGGCCGCACGTGGGTGCCGACCTTCCCGAACGCCACCTACCTCATGCCGCAGCGGGATTACGACTTCTGGAACCCGGCCAACGGCCACGAGACGGTCTTCGGCCGCGGCAACCAGAACGTGTTCGAGGACAGTGTCGTCCCGGTGCACCAGGCTGGCCTGGTCGAACTGTGGGACGGCTCGTACCAGATCGACGAGAACCTGCGGCTGGAGTCGGCGCCCGGCCACACCCCGGGGTCGTCCGTCCTGACGCTGGAGTCCGGCGGCGATCGCGCGCTCTTCGTCGGGGACCTGATCCACACCCCACTGCAGATCATGGAGCCGGACACCAACTCCTGCTTCTGCGAGGACCCGGCCGAGGCGCGGGCGACCAGGCGCAAGCTGCTTGGTCGCGCCGCCGAGAGCAACGCCCTCGTCCTCCCCGCGCACCTCGGCGGGCACGGCGCGGCGGAGGTCGACCGCGACGGCTCGACGTTCGCGATCAAGCAGTGGGCGGGCTTCTCCCGCATCGCCTGATGAACGAAGTGATGAATGAAGTGTTGAGATCCAAGGGAGATATCCCCATGCCCCAGGGCCTGAGCCCGATCGTTGAGACGTCAGCCGGCGCCGTGCGCGGGCTGCGCGACCGATTCGGCGACCTCTACCGAGCCGTCCCGTACGCGATGGCACCGCAAGGTGCTCGACGCTTCGCCGCGCCGGAACCACACCCCGGCTGGACCGGAGTCAGGGACGCCACGGAGCCCTCGCCGACGGCACCACAGCCCGCGCGTCCCTTCGGCCGGCTCGACATGACGCCCTACTTCGGACCGGGCTGGGTGCCGGGCGAGGAGTACCTGACCGTCGACGTCCGCACCCCGGCGGCAGACGGCGAGAAGCGGCCGGTCATGGTCTTCGTGCACGGCGGCGGATTCGTCAGCGGCTCCACCCGCGCCGCGCTGTACGACGGCAGGGCCTTCGCCCGCGACGGAGTCGTCCTGGTGACGGTGAACTACCGCGTCGGCATTCCGGGCTTCCTCGACCTGCCCGGAGCCCCGGCCAACCGCGGCCTGCTCGATGTGCTGGCCGCGCTGCGTTGGGTGCGCGACAGCATCTCGTCGTTCGGCGGCGACCCGGACAACGTCACCGTCTTCGGGCAGTCGGCGGGCGCGACGATCACCGGAGCGCTGCTCGCGACACCGGAGGCGAAGGGCCTGTTCCGCCGCGCGATCGTGCAGAGCGGCAGCGGCACCGGTGCCTTCACCCCCGAGCAGGCCGAGCGCGTGACCGCGGCGGCGGCGAAGGCGCTCGGCGTCGGGGCGACGGCTGAGCAGTTCGCCGAGATCCCGGACGAGCGCTTTCTCAGCATCCTGCCGCAGCTGGCCGGGCTCGATCTGCGCACGGCCACAGCCGACGACCCGCTGCTCGGGTTGAGTCCGTTCAGCCTGGTCCTGCCGGCCCAGCCGGCTGACGCGTTGGCTGACGGACCGGCTGCCGAGGTCTCCGTGCTCATCGGCAGCAACACCGAGGAGGGCAACCTGTATCTCGTGCCCCAGGGCAAGCTGGAGCCCTCCACTGAAGGTGAGCAACGCTCGGCACGTCTCGGTGAGGCGCTGTTCGGCAACGGCACCAAGCGTTTGGCAGCCGCGCACTCCCGAATCTCGGGAGGTCGGACATACGTGTACTCATTTGCCCAGCGCTCGACAGCCTTCGACGGCCGACTCGGCGCGACGCACACGACCGAG
The sequence above is a segment of the Catenulispora sp. EB89 genome. Coding sequences within it:
- a CDS encoding helix-turn-helix transcriptional regulator; the encoded protein is MDGPGPLGDFLQARRAQLRPEDIGLPAFGPRRVAGLRREELAQLAGVSASYYTRLEQGLSRGASQEVLDAIARALHLSDHERDHLTRLADASRRTTRARRPRPEKVAAETWDLMRAMDGVPALILGRRTDVLAWNTLGHALLAGHLDPHAPHNPAHRPNMSRMLFLDPHTRDLYQDWHRKAHAVVGNLRTVAGRHPEDQLLAELIGELTMKSPDFVALWRDHRVAPCDATAYDLHHPTVGPLTVTQQSLALLRSPEQLLVVCTAPADSSSEAALALLRQASVPEPAPEPRARVAQTGT
- a CDS encoding MBL fold metallo-hydrolase, translating into MEQNTLEQNTREQIALGDVTVARVKEYYGPVGMAPGEFFPGSPDETWGQHRPVLEPDFWDPATNECNTALQSWLLRSEGRTILVDTGVGNHKDRPYAAGWSRLDTDYLANLAAAGVRPEDVDIVINTHLHIDHVGWNTYLDGRTWVPTFPNATYLMPQRDYDFWNPANGHETVFGRGNQNVFEDSVVPVHQAGLVELWDGSYQIDENLRLESAPGHTPGSSVLTLESGGDRALFVGDLIHTPLQIMEPDTNSCFCEDPAEARATRRKLLGRAAESNALVLPAHLGGHGAAEVDRDGSTFAIKQWAGFSRIA
- a CDS encoding carboxylesterase/lipase family protein; translation: MPQGLSPIVETSAGAVRGLRDRFGDLYRAVPYAMAPQGARRFAAPEPHPGWTGVRDATEPSPTAPQPARPFGRLDMTPYFGPGWVPGEEYLTVDVRTPAADGEKRPVMVFVHGGGFVSGSTRAALYDGRAFARDGVVLVTVNYRVGIPGFLDLPGAPANRGLLDVLAALRWVRDSISSFGGDPDNVTVFGQSAGATITGALLATPEAKGLFRRAIVQSGSGTGAFTPEQAERVTAAAAKALGVGATAEQFAEIPDERFLSILPQLAGLDLRTATADDPLLGLSPFSLVLPAQPADALADGPAAEVSVLIGSNTEEGNLYLVPQGKLEPSTEGEQRSARLGEALFGNGTKRLAAAHSRISGGRTYVYSFAQRSTAFDGRLGATHTTELPYVFDLADEPWLHGDSGLLGPDAAPAGLAEAMHGAWIAFARSGDPGWVAYQEEEPVVRLFGG